The Pseudomonas benzenivorans region GACAGACTACGATATTGATGTTGCTGACCGTCCACTTCTGGCCGCTTTCTGCCGGTTGTGGTTTCGATCGGCAAGTCGCGATCAAACGCGACCGCCGGCTGATCGAGCTCACCCTTGGCATCGGGAACTATTCGGCCATCAGCGTGGCAATCCGGTTGACGCTGACAATCCGCCCGCTCCAGATCATCTCGAAATGAGCTGCCTGAATGATCGAGGTCACAGACCTCGGGGTCATCAGCGCCCAACAGACGTTGCCCGGTGACCGGACCGAGTTGTAGCGCAGGCCCGGGCATTCCGCGCGCTTGGTTTCGTTTCCCAGTTGATGCGAGTGTGTGTAGTCGTCAGGGGCGTAGATGGGATCTGTCAGCGGCACTAGGGTCGCGTCCCGCATCCCGGCATCGTTGAAGCTACAGGTCAGCCCCCGGAAGACGAAGCGCTCGTAATTGAGCTCTGGCACCTTCGACCAATAGCGCTCCTGGTGATGGCGCACCTCGGCAATCGCGGTGTCCATCCTGTCGGCCAGGTAGAGCA contains the following coding sequences:
- a CDS encoding RES family NAD+ phosphorylase translates to MVRLGSLAALEGDSLQAYRLVNSKFPPIALFDDVADAADFEVLYQLQALTNPRLQNELGRLELVPREQIPFGIPGCSYATAPFTHVNPAGSRFSNGSFGVLYLADRMDTAIAEVRHHQERYWSKVPELNYERFVFRGLTCSFNDAGMRDATLVPLTDPIYAPDDYTHSHQLGNETKRAECPGLRYNSVRSPGNVCWALMTPRSVTSIIQAAHFEMIWSGRIVSVNRIATLMAE